Part of the Pedobacter roseus genome is shown below.
ATCGTGTTGGTGATACACCGTAAGGCCAGTAACGAATCGCTTTTAACCGACCTGTTGCAAAGCCGTACAACATTAAAAGTTGGAGAGGCAGAAGAAAAAGAGCTTTTAACCGCAGGGAAAGTTTTTATAGCCCCTGCAGATTATCACACATTAATAGAAGATGATTGCAGTATTTCTTTAGATTATTCGGAAAAAGTAAATTATTCCCGGCCATCTATTGATGTTACCTTTCAATCAGCCGCTGAGGTATTTAAAGAAAAACTGGTCTGCATTTTGCTTTCAGGTTCAAACGCTGATGGGGTAGAAGGATTAAAAAGTGTAAACAATTATGGGGGGAAAGTGGTTATACAAAATCCAAATACCGCCATCATGCCGTATATGCCACAGCAAGCGGTATTAGGGGTAAAACCAAATGTGGTGTTGGACAGCTATGATATGGCTGATTTTATAAATAATTTAAATAATTAATTTGCTTTCGGAGGTTAATATGACAGTTGCAAAAAAAGTATTTGTTTTTGATGATAACAGGGATATCCTTGATCTATGTACATTTATTTTGGAAGATGCCGGATATGAGATAAAAACATCTGAAAATGCCAATAATATAGAAAAACAGGTGGCAGAGTATATGCCCGACCTGATATTTATGGATAACTGGCTGCCCGATTTAGGCGGCATACAAGCTACCAGGGCATTAAAAAGCCATCCTGACCTAAAACATATTCCTGTAATCTATTTTTCGGCAAATAACGATATTTCTTCGCTTGCAGATGAGGCAGGGGCTGATAGTTATTTATCGAAACCTTTTGATATTGCTGCGTTGGAAGAAATTGTTAAAAAACATTTAAGCTAGCGCATGCCTTTGTTAAATATGTGAAGTTTTTAGTGGCTGTGAAAGTTCGTCATTTCCAGCGGACCCGATAATTATCGGGTGCAACGAAGTTGAGAACCACGGAGTGCTCAGCAAAGCTAAATCTATCCATTCCACTAAATTCGAGTTGAGATGACTACTTTTTTATTTCAAATCTATTAGTTCTTCCCCCAAATCCTCGTATTCAGGTCAAGCTCCTTCACAATATCGTACATAAATTTAATTGCGGTGATATCTTCATCCATAATAGCTGGATCCAATAAGGATTTAAAAACAGGAGCTTCGAAATAATTTCTTGCCAGCGGAAAACCGATATACATTCTTGATTCGATAAACGATAAACTGATGGAATATTTCGATTGATGATTAAGGTTTAAAATTCTTTCCATCATTGCCGGAGTAAGGATGTACCTTGCTTCAATCTGATCTGATCCGTAGGTTACAAAAGTTTTATCAAAATCGGCATTTTCCAGTTTAACTACATCATTGCTGCCGATGGAAAACAGGTTTTTTGAAAACCACGCACCAAAAGCGGATCCAAAATCTTTTGGCCTTATTATGGTAATGCCGTTAAAGTTTTTATTAAAATCAGCTACAAAAATAATCCCTTTAAAAATTTCATGCCATTCGGTTCTGGTTCCTTCTTTCGTACGTTCAACCGTTTTATATTCAGCATGTACTTCTGCGAAGTAAAAACCTGTTCTGCCAGCCCTGCCCATCACTAAATCTTCAGTTTTATAACGGTCGGGATCGGTGTTAAAAAGCTGGCAGTGCCTAAACTCGTTTTCCCCAATACCATTATTCGGCTCAATGGTAAGGCTTGGATCTATAAATTTAAGCGCAGTGCCTATCACGTTACGCTTGTACTTATCGCTATAAATACGCTGTGCTGAATAAGCACCTGAGAGTTTTATACCTCCAAATATGCCTAAAGCTAAAATGCCAATAAAACCTGGAATTGGAAAACCCAAAACAAAGGCCAGAATTAGTATGGCTATTCCGCCTGCAATGATGAAGTAGCCTTTTTTCTGACCGGCAGCAATGTTTTTTCGTTGCTCTTCCAATGCAGCCAAAACTTGCTGTAAGGCTACATTGCTTTCAGTATTAAACATTAATTATTGAAAAGTTCTTTGGCGCTGATGTTTTTACGTTCTTCTGCAGCAGTTTCCAGTACAGCAATAGGCTGGAAGTTTAATATGCCGGCAAATAAGCTGCCGGGAAACATCATAATCGAATTATTATAATCTGTTACCGACGAATTGTAAGTTCTTCTTGCTGCTGCAATCTGTTCTTCGCTTTCTGTCCAGGTAGTTTGCAGGTTGATAAAGTTGGTATTGGCTTTTAAATCGGGATAGTTTTCTACGTTTACCATTAAGCCTTTTATACTGCTACTCAATTGGGCATCCAGTTCGGCTTTTTCTGCATTGTTTACATTCCCGGAAATTGCTTTTGCCCTTAGCTCAACAATCTTGGTTAAGGTACCCTGCTCATAAGTAGTATATTGTTTTACCACTTCAACAAGGTTTGGGATAAGATCAAAACGTTTTTTAAGCATTACATCTATAGCTGAGAATGCATTGGTGACCTGATTTTTCTTTGCAATTAGCGAATTGTAGAAAAAAATGCCGATTAGAAGTATAACTACAATAATAATAACGATGATCATAATTTAGATTTAGGAATTAGAGAATAAATATAAGAAAAGGTTACAAAATCTACCTTTTTTCATTTTGTTCTCGTTCCCTTTGCAGCCTGCGCTCTAATCTTTTTTGTACCCGTAAGTTATGACT
Proteins encoded:
- a CDS encoding chemotaxis protein CheB; the protein is MAQTVNSIPCAALIIGGSAGSLDVLLEIFPNLKKDLGFPIVLVIHRKASNESLLTDLLQSRTTLKVGEAEEKELLTAGKVFIAPADYHTLIEDDCSISLDYSEKVNYSRPSIDVTFQSAAEVFKEKLVCILLSGSNADGVEGLKSVNNYGGKVVIQNPNTAIMPYMPQQAVLGVKPNVVLDSYDMADFINNLNN
- a CDS encoding response regulator, which encodes MTVAKKVFVFDDNRDILDLCTFILEDAGYEIKTSENANNIEKQVAEYMPDLIFMDNWLPDLGGIQATRALKSHPDLKHIPVIYFSANNDISSLADEAGADSYLSKPFDIAALEEIVKKHLS
- a CDS encoding DUF3137 domain-containing protein: MFNTESNVALQQVLAALEEQRKNIAAGQKKGYFIIAGGIAILILAFVLGFPIPGFIGILALGIFGGIKLSGAYSAQRIYSDKYKRNVIGTALKFIDPSLTIEPNNGIGENEFRHCQLFNTDPDRYKTEDLVMGRAGRTGFYFAEVHAEYKTVERTKEGTRTEWHEIFKGIIFVADFNKNFNGITIIRPKDFGSAFGAWFSKNLFSIGSNDVVKLENADFDKTFVTYGSDQIEARYILTPAMMERILNLNHQSKYSISLSFIESRMYIGFPLARNYFEAPVFKSLLDPAIMDEDITAIKFMYDIVKELDLNTRIWGKN
- a CDS encoding LemA family protein, whose translation is MIIVIIIVVILLIGIFFYNSLIAKKNQVTNAFSAIDVMLKKRFDLIPNLVEVVKQYTTYEQGTLTKIVELRAKAISGNVNNAEKAELDAQLSSSIKGLMVNVENYPDLKANTNFINLQTTWTESEEQIAAARRTYNSSVTDYNNSIMMFPGSLFAGILNFQPIAVLETAAEERKNISAKELFNN